The Chitinimonas sp. BJYL2 genome has a segment encoding these proteins:
- a CDS encoding ABC transporter permease, with product MKQIYFSGIQAFPLMLFIAIAVGAIVVGQLHYQIGQSGEGSLSLLAGITLTELAPLLTAIMLTARSSSAMASELALMRLNGELTALERMGIDRVPYLIMPRVLGMMFATTALGFYFAVITLLTGALGVAGFNWLNELGRLSQSLPASVWLLCLSKCVVLGSVIATVACARGLRGGSTGNDVPIAASSAVIRALLAVFMVDLAFILLGQL from the coding sequence ATGAAGCAGATCTACTTTTCCGGCATACAGGCATTCCCGCTGATGCTGTTCATTGCGATTGCCGTGGGTGCCATCGTGGTCGGTCAGCTGCACTATCAGATCGGCCAGAGTGGCGAGGGCAGTCTCAGTCTGCTAGCCGGGATTACGCTGACCGAGCTGGCCCCCTTGCTCACAGCCATCATGCTGACCGCTCGCTCCAGTTCTGCCATGGCCAGTGAACTCGCGCTGATGCGGTTGAATGGTGAGCTCACGGCGCTGGAACGCATGGGCATTGACCGGGTGCCCTATCTGATCATGCCGCGGGTGCTGGGGATGATGTTTGCCACCACGGCACTCGGTTTCTACTTTGCAGTCATTACCCTGCTGACGGGTGCGCTCGGCGTGGCAGGCTTCAACTGGCTCAACGAGCTGGGCCGACTGTCCCAGTCCTTGCCGGCATCGGTATGGCTGCTTTGTCTTAGCAAGTGCGTGGTGCTGGGCTCCGTGATTGCGACGGTTGCCTGTGCGCGGGGCCTGCGTGGTGGCAGCACGGGAAACGATGTACCCATTGCCGCATCCAGTGCGGTTATCCGTGCTTTGTTGGCAGTGTTCATGGTGGATCTTGCGTTCATCCTCTTGGGGCAGCTATGA
- the frr gene encoding ribosome recycling factor, whose protein sequence is MIAELKQTIEQKMQKSVENLKTNLAKVRTGRAHTGLLDHITVDYYGNPTPINQVASVGLADARTLLVTPYEKKMSSAVEKAIRDSDLGLNPAAMGDAVRVPMPMLTEERRKDLIKVVRSESEDSRVAVRNLRRDGNDQLKKAVKDKLISEDEERRATDDIQKLTDKYIAEIDKQLADKEKELLTV, encoded by the coding sequence ATGATCGCTGAACTCAAGCAAACCATCGAACAGAAGATGCAAAAGTCGGTGGAGAATCTGAAAACCAATCTGGCCAAAGTGCGTACGGGCCGAGCCCATACGGGCCTGCTCGACCATATCACCGTGGATTACTACGGTAACCCCACGCCGATCAATCAGGTGGCGAGCGTGGGTCTGGCCGATGCCCGTACACTGCTGGTGACGCCTTACGAGAAGAAGATGTCGAGTGCGGTTGAGAAGGCCATCCGTGATTCCGATCTAGGCCTGAACCCGGCTGCCATGGGTGATGCCGTGCGCGTGCCGATGCCGATGCTCACTGAAGAGCGCCGCAAGGACCTGATCAAGGTCGTGCGCAGCGAGTCCGAGGACAGTCGCGTGGCCGTGCGCAACCTGCGTCGCGATGGCAACGATCAGCTCAAAAAGGCAGTCAAGGACAAGCTGATCTCCGAAGACGAAGAGCGCCGCGCTACCGACGATATCCAGAAGCTGACCGACAAGTACATTGCCGAGATCGACAAGCAGCTTGCCGACAAGGAAAAAGAGCTGCTGACGGTATAA
- the trxB gene encoding thioredoxin-disulfide reductase has translation MSKTTHSSLIILGSGPAGYTAAVYAARANRKPLLITGLAQGGQLMTTTEVDNWPADADGVQGPELMQRFEAHARRFGTEIVFDHIHTTKLNERPIRLIGDAGEYTCDALIIATGASAQYLGLPSEEAFMGKGVSGCATCDGFFYRNQKVAVVGGGNTAVEEALYLANIASHVTLVHRRDTFRAEKILVDHLMEKVASGKISLELNQTLDEVLGDNTGVTGIRIKSSKDGATKDLALTGCFIAIGHKPNTDIFAGQLDMENGYIITKGGREGGATGTSVPGVFAAGDVQDHIYRQAITSAATGCQAALDADKYLDTLR, from the coding sequence ATGTCCAAGACTACCCATAGCAGCCTGATCATCCTCGGCTCGGGTCCCGCCGGCTACACCGCCGCTGTTTACGCAGCGCGCGCCAACCGCAAACCGTTGCTGATTACCGGTCTCGCGCAGGGTGGTCAGCTCATGACAACCACCGAAGTGGACAACTGGCCTGCCGATGCGGATGGCGTGCAAGGCCCCGAACTGATGCAGCGCTTCGAAGCGCATGCTCGCCGCTTTGGCACCGAGATCGTGTTCGACCATATTCACACGACCAAGCTGAACGAACGCCCAATCCGCCTGATTGGCGATGCAGGTGAATACACCTGTGATGCCCTGATCATTGCCACAGGTGCGTCGGCGCAGTATCTGGGCCTACCCAGCGAAGAAGCCTTCATGGGCAAGGGCGTATCCGGCTGCGCCACTTGCGACGGCTTCTTCTACCGCAACCAGAAGGTTGCCGTGGTTGGCGGCGGCAACACCGCCGTTGAAGAAGCACTGTACCTGGCCAATATCGCCAGCCATGTGACCCTGGTACACCGTCGTGACACCTTCCGCGCCGAGAAGATCCTGGTCGATCACCTGATGGAGAAGGTTGCATCCGGCAAGATCAGCCTGGAACTGAACCAGACGCTGGACGAAGTGCTGGGCGACAACACCGGTGTAACCGGCATCCGCATCAAGTCCAGCAAGGACGGTGCGACCAAGGACCTGGCGTTGACCGGCTGCTTCATCGCCATCGGCCACAAGCCCAATACCGATATATTTGCCGGCCAGCTCGACATGGAAAACGGCTACATCATCACCAAGGGCGGCCGCGAAGGCGGTGCGACGGGCACCAGCGTGCCGGGCGTGTTTGCCGCGGGTGATGTACAGGATCACATCTATCGTCAGGCCATTACCAGCGCCGCTACGGGCTGCCAAGCCGCCCTGGATGCCGACAAGTATCTCGATACCCTGCGCTGA
- the pyrH gene encoding UMP kinase: protein MTHTPIYKRILLKLSGEALMGEDSYGINRQTVERIVAEIKEVAEMGIEVAVVIGGGNIFRGVAPAAAGMDRATADYMGMLATVMNAMALQDAMRQQGLVSRVQSALTIQQVAEPYIRPKAIQYLEEGKVVIFGAGTGNPFFTTDTAAALRGMEMNANIVLKATKVDGVYTDDPKKNPDAVRYSKLTFDEAISKNLKVMDATALALCRDQNMNIRVFSIFKAGALKRVVLGEDEGTLVHC from the coding sequence ATGACGCACACCCCCATCTACAAACGCATCCTCCTCAAACTGTCGGGTGAAGCGCTGATGGGGGAGGATAGTTACGGGATCAATCGCCAGACCGTGGAACGCATCGTGGCCGAGATCAAGGAAGTGGCCGAGATGGGGATTGAAGTCGCGGTGGTGATCGGCGGCGGCAACATCTTCCGCGGTGTCGCCCCTGCCGCCGCAGGTATGGACCGCGCAACGGCCGATTACATGGGTATGCTGGCCACGGTGATGAACGCCATGGCCTTGCAGGATGCCATGCGCCAGCAGGGGCTGGTCAGCCGCGTGCAGTCGGCGCTGACGATCCAGCAGGTTGCCGAACCTTATATCCGCCCCAAAGCCATCCAGTATCTCGAAGAAGGCAAGGTTGTCATCTTCGGGGCCGGCACGGGTAACCCCTTCTTCACTACCGATACCGCAGCGGCCCTGCGTGGCATGGAAATGAATGCCAACATCGTACTCAAGGCCACCAAGGTGGATGGTGTCTACACCGATGATCCGAAGAAGAACCCGGATGCGGTGCGTTATTCCAAGCTGACCTTCGACGAAGCCATCAGCAAGAACCTCAAGGTCATGGATGCCACTGCGCTGGCCCTCTGCCGTGATCAGAACATGAATATCCGTGTGTTCAGCATCTTCAAGGCCGGCGCGCTCAAGCGCGTGGTGCTCGGCGAGGATGAGGGCACGCTGGTACACTGCTGA
- the rpsB gene encoding 30S ribosomal protein S2 yields the protein MSVSMRDMLEAGVHFGHQTRYWNPKMAQYIFGQRNKIHIVNLEKTLPLFESALTYVRRLTANKGTVMFVGTKRQAREIVREEALRAGAPFVDHRWLGGMLTNYKTVKQSIKRLNELQVTLADANNGLSKKELLLLTREVEKLETSLGGIKDMNGLPDAIFVIDVGYQKGAIVEAQKLGIPVIGVVDTNNSPEGIDYVIPGNDDSARAIRLYARGVADAILEGRALAIQEIIAAGSETQAA from the coding sequence ATGTCCGTTAGCATGCGCGATATGCTCGAAGCTGGTGTGCACTTTGGCCACCAGACCCGTTACTGGAACCCGAAGATGGCTCAGTACATCTTTGGTCAGCGTAACAAGATTCACATCGTCAACCTCGAAAAGACCCTGCCGCTGTTCGAGAGCGCACTGACCTACGTGCGTCGCCTCACCGCCAACAAGGGCACCGTGATGTTCGTCGGTACCAAGCGTCAGGCCCGCGAAATCGTTCGCGAAGAAGCCCTGCGCGCTGGCGCCCCGTTCGTTGATCACCGCTGGCTCGGCGGCATGCTGACCAACTACAAGACGGTCAAGCAGTCGATCAAGCGCCTCAACGAACTGCAAGTTACCTTGGCTGATGCCAACAACGGCCTGTCCAAGAAAGAACTGCTGCTGCTGACCCGCGAAGTCGAAAAGCTCGAAACCTCGCTGGGCGGCATCAAGGACATGAACGGCCTGCCGGACGCCATCTTCGTGATCGACGTTGGCTACCAGAAGGGTGCCATTGTCGAAGCCCAGAAGCTCGGCATCCCCGTCATCGGTGTGGTTGACACCAATAACTCGCCCGAAGGCATCGACTACGTGATCCCGGGTAACGATGACTCGGCCCGTGCCATCCGTCTTTACGCCCGTGGCGTGGCCGACGCGATCCTCGAAGGCCGTGCTCTGGCTATCCAGGAAATCATCGCCGCTGGCAGCGAGACCCAGGCTGCTTAA
- a CDS encoding tetratricopeptide repeat protein, with protein MNLRPGLMIMLVAALMGTLSGCAGTKAVEPAERLQAQLLTRAAVGAATRGNWQVASKNWQEAAQRHASLDDWTAAGRATLGEAQALVQLGQKTEAIARLTRLLGSSRYVPPVQAEARYQLALLAAAAKDAALAAQHLDAMDSMAGIEPALQGAVLNLRARLAADQGDWQAARQLAARALVSPGLSSMEAANAQRLIGEAAMQTGDWHAAEAALNAALTQDRIQARSAAIAQDLALLAELADRRGSPEAAMLRARADDVCNAVRDLSEKAVCAYNRGLPRSGK; from the coding sequence ATGAACTTGCGACCGGGACTCATGATCATGCTGGTGGCCGCACTGATGGGGACACTGTCGGGCTGTGCCGGGACCAAGGCGGTTGAACCTGCTGAACGTCTGCAGGCGCAGTTGCTGACCCGGGCTGCTGTAGGGGCCGCTACACGCGGTAACTGGCAGGTGGCGAGCAAGAACTGGCAGGAAGCCGCGCAGCGCCATGCCTCGCTGGATGACTGGACCGCTGCGGGACGGGCAACACTGGGGGAGGCCCAGGCGTTGGTGCAGCTGGGCCAGAAAACAGAAGCCATTGCCCGCCTGACCCGCTTGCTCGGGTCGAGCCGCTATGTCCCGCCCGTTCAGGCCGAAGCCCGCTATCAACTGGCACTGTTGGCCGCGGCGGCCAAAGACGCTGCCTTGGCTGCGCAGCATCTCGATGCAATGGATTCGATGGCGGGGATTGAGCCTGCGCTGCAGGGCGCTGTGCTGAATCTGCGCGCCCGACTTGCTGCGGATCAGGGCGATTGGCAGGCTGCTCGCCAACTGGCTGCGCGGGCTCTCGTATCACCTGGCCTGAGTTCCATGGAGGCGGCAAACGCACAGCGTTTGATCGGAGAGGCGGCCATGCAGACAGGTGACTGGCATGCCGCTGAGGCGGCGCTCAATGCGGCGCTGACGCAGGATCGGATACAGGCCCGCTCGGCTGCGATTGCGCAGGATCTGGCCCTGTTGGCAGAACTGGCGGACAGACGGGGGAGTCCCGAAGCAGCAATGCTGCGCGCACGCGCGGACGACGTGTGCAATGCGGTGCGGGACTTGAGCGAAAAGGCAGTATGTGCCTATAATCGCGGGCTTCCCAGATCCGGGAAGTGA
- a CDS encoding phosphatidate cytidylyltransferase encodes MLKTRILTALALLPLVLACLFFAPAWGWGMFALFALTLGAWEWARFSRLDRTESGVFIVTFVVLGVAWLVLPLSRSWGVWLDMLALPFWLLLVPLWLARKWSLARKPIAALLGWVILLAALAGVTRMREMHQGPWILLAVLAIAWVADIAAYFAGRTFGKHKLAPSISPGKTWEGVAGAIVAVSVYVTFLHASDLSLFATLPLPLLLPLAWLLTAISVIGDLFESMLKRQVGLKDSSQLLPGHGGVLDRIDSLLSLVPVTTALLFGLAPLVV; translated from the coding sequence ATGCTGAAAACCCGAATCCTGACCGCCCTGGCGCTCTTGCCGCTGGTGCTCGCTTGCCTGTTCTTTGCGCCTGCCTGGGGCTGGGGGATGTTTGCGTTATTTGCGCTTACCCTGGGTGCTTGGGAGTGGGCACGTTTCTCTCGCCTGGATCGCACTGAATCGGGTGTGTTCATTGTCACTTTCGTGGTGCTGGGTGTCGCGTGGCTGGTGTTGCCACTGAGTCGTAGCTGGGGTGTCTGGCTGGATATGCTGGCTTTGCCATTCTGGCTGCTGCTTGTCCCCCTGTGGCTTGCGCGGAAATGGTCGCTTGCCCGCAAGCCGATCGCCGCGCTGCTTGGCTGGGTGATTCTTCTCGCCGCCTTGGCTGGCGTCACCCGCATGCGCGAGATGCATCAAGGTCCCTGGATTCTGTTGGCAGTCCTGGCTATTGCCTGGGTTGCCGATATTGCGGCCTACTTTGCTGGACGTACCTTCGGCAAACACAAACTGGCCCCTTCAATCAGTCCGGGCAAGACTTGGGAGGGTGTCGCCGGGGCCATCGTCGCGGTTTCTGTGTATGTCACCTTCCTGCATGCCTCCGATCTCTCCTTGTTCGCAACGTTGCCGTTGCCTTTGCTGCTGCCGCTGGCGTGGTTATTGACGGCCATCAGCGTGATAGGCGATCTGTTTGAGTCGATGCTCAAGCGTCAGGTTGGTCTCAAGGACAGCAGTCAGCTATTGCCGGGGCATGGCGGTGTGCTGGATCGCATCGATAGCCTGCTATCGTTGGTACCTGTGACTACGGCCTTGCTGTTCGGCTTGGCACCCTTGGTGGTCTGA
- the uppS gene encoding polyprenyl diphosphate synthase, with product MDGNGRWAKKRLLPRIAGHKQGVETVREAVKACSELGVRYLTLFAFSSENWRRPEEEVSFLMGLFIAALEREIDKLDRNDIRLRLVGRRDRFSPQIVSLIEAAEARTAGNTGLTLTIAADYGGRWDILQATQAMLIARPELLASGYGEDDLAPYLAMAYAPEPDLFIRTGGEARVSNFLLWQLAYTELYFTDLFWPDFDRAALEAAIASYCQRERRFGRTSEQLSSPC from the coding sequence ATGGATGGCAACGGTCGCTGGGCGAAGAAGCGTCTGCTGCCGCGAATCGCCGGGCACAAGCAAGGTGTGGAGACAGTACGCGAGGCGGTCAAAGCCTGCTCGGAACTGGGTGTGCGTTACCTGACGCTGTTCGCTTTTTCCAGCGAGAACTGGCGACGTCCTGAAGAAGAAGTCTCTTTCCTTATGGGCCTCTTTATCGCCGCGCTGGAACGCGAGATCGACAAACTCGATCGCAACGACATCCGCCTGCGTCTGGTTGGTCGGCGTGATCGTTTTTCGCCACAAATCGTCTCCCTGATCGAGGCTGCCGAAGCGAGGACGGCTGGCAATACCGGCCTTACCTTGACCATCGCCGCCGATTACGGTGGCCGCTGGGATATCCTGCAAGCTACGCAAGCCATGTTGATCGCCCGGCCGGAACTTCTCGCCAGCGGTTATGGCGAGGATGATCTCGCCCCGTATCTGGCCATGGCTTATGCCCCGGAACCCGATCTGTTCATCCGTACGGGTGGCGAAGCGCGGGTGTCCAATTTTCTGCTTTGGCAGCTTGCCTACACCGAGCTGTACTTCACCGATCTGTTCTGGCCCGATTTCGATCGTGCTGCGCTGGAGGCCGCTATTGCATCCTACTGCCAGCGCGAGCGCCGCTTCGGTCGCACCAGTGAGCAGTTGAGTTCCCCATGCTGA
- a CDS encoding MlaD family protein, producing the protein MPLLRDDDPRFRALPWKLALFVLTALAGAALVIVFFAWRQGYFEAKTPLTFISDSGNDLRLGMAVKFSGFKIGDVTDLKLDERGRVRIAVMVEDRHLKWIKSDSVGRVAKDGLIGDGYIDVGIGNPRFPPVDRNAELEFIPAKSMDEILREVRDRAMPTLVEVERLIQRINNPEGDLHQTLVNLRQFSAGLSDTRSKLDQALDSVNHLAANEVPATLANTRQALESADASLRLLESRLPTLLDKTDQTLGHVESMAGIARKVLEQSGPDIVGLAHEGHQLTRKGNQAVDAVTGAWPLNRLISPAPEQLPRSDSQGLTP; encoded by the coding sequence ATGCCGCTATTGCGTGACGACGATCCCCGCTTCAGGGCACTGCCGTGGAAGCTTGCCCTGTTTGTCCTGACTGCGCTGGCAGGTGCGGCCTTGGTCATTGTGTTCTTTGCATGGCGCCAAGGATATTTCGAGGCCAAGACGCCCCTGACGTTTATCAGCGATAGCGGCAACGACTTGCGACTGGGTATGGCGGTCAAGTTCTCCGGATTCAAGATCGGAGACGTAACGGATCTCAAACTGGATGAGCGTGGACGCGTGCGGATCGCCGTGATGGTCGAGGATCGTCATCTCAAATGGATCAAGTCCGATTCGGTGGGCCGTGTGGCCAAGGATGGCCTGATCGGGGACGGGTATATCGATGTGGGTATCGGTAATCCCCGCTTTCCCCCGGTTGACCGGAATGCCGAACTCGAATTCATCCCGGCCAAGAGCATGGATGAGATCCTCCGTGAGGTTCGTGATCGCGCCATGCCAACGCTGGTCGAGGTCGAAAGGCTGATTCAGCGTATCAACAACCCTGAAGGTGACCTGCACCAGACACTGGTCAATCTGCGCCAGTTCTCAGCGGGCCTGTCGGATACCCGAAGCAAGCTGGATCAGGCGCTGGACAGCGTCAACCATCTGGCCGCCAACGAGGTACCCGCTACGCTGGCTAACACACGCCAGGCACTGGAAAGCGCGGATGCATCGTTGCGTCTGCTGGAGAGCCGTCTACCCACACTGCTCGACAAGACGGACCAGACCCTGGGGCACGTGGAATCCATGGCCGGCATTGCGCGCAAGGTGCTTGAACAAAGCGGACCCGACATCGTCGGCTTGGCGCATGAAGGTCACCAGCTGACGCGCAAGGGGAATCAGGCGGTGGATGCCGTAACGGGCGCCTGGCCGTTGAATCGTCTGATCTCGCCTGCACCAGAACAACTTCCTCGCAGCGATAGTCAGGGGCTGACACCATGA
- the ispC gene encoding 1-deoxy-D-xylulose-5-phosphate reductoisomerase: MAAVQNITVLGATGSIGVSTLDVISRHPERYRVLALSAHGQLEKLLAQCQVHRPRYAVLAEPGRLVEFKLMLASAGLTGIEVLAGMEALEYIASHPEADAVMAAIVGAAGMRPTLAAARAGKRVLLANKETLVMAGGLFMDAAREGGATLLPIDSEHNAIYQCLPQPFSDTAGQGVRKILLTASGGPFRCASAEELAVVTPAQAVKHPNWSMGRKISVDSASLMNKGLEVIEARWLFDLPPERISVVVHPQSVIHSMVEYVDGSVLAQLGNPDMRTPIAYGLAWPERIDAGVSPLDLFQIARLDFEAPDLSRFPCLALAFEALRMGGAAPAVLNAANEVAVAAFLDEQLGFTAIAQLNAASLQAVAADFDARSLDSLVAADAAARRHAQGWLRDHAH; this comes from the coding sequence ATGGCTGCCGTTCAGAACATCACCGTCCTTGGCGCTACCGGCAGCATCGGCGTCAGCACGCTGGATGTTATCTCCCGTCATCCAGAACGTTACCGAGTCCTTGCCCTCAGCGCGCATGGTCAGCTTGAAAAGTTGCTGGCCCAGTGCCAGGTTCATCGTCCACGGTATGCCGTGCTGGCGGAACCGGGACGGCTGGTCGAGTTCAAGCTGATGCTGGCTAGTGCAGGCTTGACCGGCATTGAGGTTCTGGCGGGTATGGAGGCGCTGGAATACATCGCCAGCCACCCAGAGGCCGACGCGGTCATGGCGGCTATTGTCGGGGCGGCGGGGATGAGGCCGACGCTGGCTGCCGCGCGGGCCGGCAAACGAGTGTTGCTAGCCAACAAGGAAACCTTGGTCATGGCTGGCGGCCTGTTCATGGATGCGGCTCGGGAAGGTGGTGCGACGCTCCTGCCTATCGACAGTGAACACAACGCGATCTACCAATGCCTGCCCCAACCCTTCAGCGATACGGCCGGGCAGGGCGTACGCAAGATATTGCTGACTGCGTCCGGTGGCCCGTTTCGTTGTGCGTCGGCTGAGGAACTTGCCGTCGTTACGCCAGCCCAGGCCGTCAAGCATCCCAACTGGAGCATGGGGCGCAAGATTTCGGTGGACTCCGCAAGCCTCATGAACAAAGGGCTGGAGGTCATTGAGGCACGCTGGCTGTTCGATTTGCCGCCTGAGCGCATCAGCGTGGTCGTTCACCCGCAAAGCGTGATCCACTCCATGGTGGAGTATGTGGATGGGTCCGTGCTGGCACAGCTGGGCAACCCGGACATGCGTACACCCATTGCTTATGGTCTCGCTTGGCCTGAACGTATAGATGCCGGTGTGTCGCCGCTGGATCTGTTCCAGATTGCGCGACTGGATTTCGAGGCACCTGATCTGTCCCGCTTCCCTTGTCTGGCGCTTGCGTTCGAAGCCCTGCGCATGGGTGGTGCGGCGCCGGCGGTGCTCAACGCAGCCAATGAAGTGGCTGTTGCCGCTTTTCTGGATGAGCAACTGGGATTCACAGCCATCGCCCAGCTCAATGCTGCCAGCCTTCAGGCTGTTGCTGCCGACTTTGACGCCCGATCACTTGATAGTCTGGTCGCGGCAGACGCGGCAGCGCGGCGTCATGCTCAAGGGTGGCTGCGTGACCATGCACACTGA
- a CDS encoding Smr/MutS family protein has product MARPKHSDTALADLLKPLARDMRKQQRAARVAARSIVQPVTPDDATLFRQAVADVSPLKRTLPYAHPPRQIGPWPLQKIADDGKVMHDAMTDNWPWDEIESGEELLYLRAGQRLDTLKKLRRGHWVVQANLDLHGLNVDEARAAVGQYVHDCVRNDKRCVRIVHGKGLGSKNKEPVLKLKLRNWLAQRDEVLAYCQTRPTDGGAGAVLVLLRGPKRAT; this is encoded by the coding sequence ATGGCTCGCCCCAAGCACTCTGACACCGCCCTTGCCGATCTGCTCAAGCCGCTGGCGCGAGATATGCGCAAGCAGCAACGTGCTGCACGGGTGGCTGCAAGATCCATCGTTCAGCCGGTCACGCCTGATGATGCGACACTGTTTCGCCAGGCCGTGGCCGACGTCAGCCCGCTCAAACGCACACTGCCCTACGCGCACCCACCGCGCCAGATCGGCCCGTGGCCGCTGCAGAAAATCGCCGATGACGGCAAAGTCATGCACGACGCCATGACCGACAACTGGCCTTGGGACGAGATCGAAAGCGGCGAAGAGCTACTGTATCTGCGTGCCGGGCAGCGGCTTGATACGCTCAAGAAGCTTCGTCGCGGGCACTGGGTGGTGCAGGCCAACCTTGATCTGCACGGCCTCAATGTGGATGAGGCCCGCGCGGCCGTTGGCCAGTATGTTCACGATTGCGTCCGCAACGACAAGCGCTGCGTACGCATTGTCCATGGCAAGGGGTTGGGTTCTAAGAACAAAGAGCCGGTGCTCAAGCTCAAGTTGCGGAACTGGCTGGCTCAACGCGATGAAGTGCTGGCCTATTGCCAGACCCGCCCTACCGATGGTGGTGCCGGTGCCGTGCTGGTGTTGCTGCGCGGCCCCAAACGCGCCACCTGA
- a CDS encoding GNAT family N-acetyltransferase: MVSHLILPVSRLYRSDLAAIHTHFLKLNEADRSQRFGLAASDAAIAAYVDGLRFDQDAFFGVWDEQDDSLLGFTHLAISPVNRYAEIGVSVHAAARRRGLGSAMLDQAIDYALRLELTEVVMCFQPYNTELMQLARTHGMRLSVGNGEGLARLGLVAR; the protein is encoded by the coding sequence ATGGTCAGCCATCTCATCTTGCCCGTCAGTCGCCTGTATCGATCCGATCTGGCGGCTATCCATACACATTTTCTCAAGCTGAACGAAGCCGATCGCAGCCAGCGCTTTGGCCTGGCGGCGAGCGATGCTGCGATTGCAGCGTACGTAGATGGCCTGCGCTTTGATCAGGATGCCTTTTTCGGGGTTTGGGACGAACAGGATGACAGCCTGCTCGGCTTTACCCATCTCGCCATCAGTCCGGTGAACCGCTACGCCGAGATCGGTGTCAGCGTGCATGCTGCTGCGCGCCGTCGTGGCTTGGGGAGTGCCATGCTCGATCAGGCCATCGACTACGCGCTGCGACTGGAGCTGACCGAGGTGGTCATGTGCTTTCAGCCCTACAACACCGAGCTGATGCAACTGGCCAGGACACACGGCATGCGGTTGAGCGTCGGCAATGGCGAGGGACTGGCCCGCCTGGGGCTGGTGGCGCGTTGA
- the tsf gene encoding translation elongation factor Ts encodes MAEITAKMVAELREMTGLGMMDCKKALVEANGDIKAAEEALRIKSGNKASKVAGRTAAEGTVAAFVKGNVAALAEINCETDFVGKDAGFLAFAAAAAEAIVTGNPADVEALGAVKTASGETVEELRKAIIAKLGENINVRRFTRIETAGNLATYLHGSKIGVLVDYTGGNEVMGKDIAMHIAASKPKSLDASGVDAELIETERRVAIERAKEAGKPEAMWEKIAEGTVQKFLKEVTLLSQPFVKDDKQTIEQLLKANNASVKSFVMYVVGEGIEKKVVDFAAEVAAAAKV; translated from the coding sequence ATGGCAGAAATCACCGCAAAGATGGTCGCCGAGCTGCGCGAAATGACCGGCCTGGGCATGATGGATTGCAAGAAGGCCCTGGTTGAAGCCAATGGCGACATCAAGGCTGCTGAAGAAGCCCTGCGTATCAAGAGCGGCAACAAGGCTTCCAAGGTGGCTGGCCGTACCGCCGCTGAAGGCACTGTGGCTGCTTTCGTGAAGGGCAATGTGGCTGCTCTGGCTGAAATCAACTGCGAAACTGACTTCGTGGGCAAGGACGCCGGCTTCCTGGCTTTCGCCGCTGCCGCTGCCGAAGCCATCGTGACCGGCAACCCTGCTGATGTGGAAGCGCTGGGCGCCGTCAAGACCGCCTCGGGCGAAACCGTTGAAGAACTGCGCAAGGCCATCATTGCCAAGTTGGGCGAGAACATAAATGTGCGTCGCTTCACCCGCATTGAAACCGCCGGCAATCTGGCTACCTACCTGCACGGTTCCAAGATTGGCGTGCTGGTTGATTACACTGGCGGCAATGAAGTCATGGGCAAGGACATTGCCATGCACATCGCTGCCTCCAAGCCCAAGAGCCTGGATGCGTCGGGTGTGGATGCCGAACTGATCGAAACCGAACGCCGCGTGGCCATTGAGCGCGCCAAGGAAGCCGGCAAGCCGGAAGCCATGTGGGAAAAGATCGCTGAAGGTACCGTGCAGAAGTTCCTGAAGGAAGTCACCCTGCTGAGCCAGCCGTTCGTGAAGGACGACAAGCAGACCATCGAACAGCTGCTGAAGGCCAACAACGCTTCGGTGAAGTCGTTCGTGATGTACGTGGTCGGCGAAGGCATCGAGAAGAAGGTTGTCGACTTCGCTGCTGAAGTGGCTGCCGCTGCCAAGGTTTAA